The following coding sequences are from one Anabas testudineus chromosome 16, fAnaTes1.2, whole genome shotgun sequence window:
- the ifnlr1 gene encoding interferon lambda receptor 1: MWSMKVIILLLFCYARPLTGKVYFVSKNFNNVLHWDPVESASPEEKVLYSVQYKSDAMDQFQIKKECQNITALLCDLTAETASVYDIQYEARVFVNGSCHGRTTRFKPIAETIFGPPNLFTYTTVSSLHVNVTLPEGPNGISIADIINRSTNGHSKNVIIYTLEITEPKWAALVNKTTSGRFVIRLSSQTRYCGHVSYKTLAEWGRSESQNAPFCATLTGDHRMLLPWLLISAALLAAIVTMLVVYTCNYTKGGKQNRMPSSLGPRFPTQHKALQPPDENLNVYKAQICTTKTVYTTILAKPKVPSMGNGGYSPQDITFQDCTGSSVGTEEGGPIPNPQDTSSQSSEIYSAVVVHVPAEENKGMQQATTEDQKHSNLSLSSSAETWNKGGISSTQATIQDLDSTESNLARPLTLNTVRNPNGKLLLSALVFQLQSNTGEVSPLPSERKPLLSDLIDNKMEGPSLASLQSFDISDWSDSGCDDSTINTPTTIYSPSQPDFPQSHVNSSSCDTMFQSAYKQNWMPQILLGAAGKDNCDYKRNNFP, encoded by the exons TGATGCTATGGACCAGTTCCAGATCAAAAAAGAGTGTCAAAACATTACTGCTCTGTTATGTGACCTGACTGCAGAAACTGCATCAGTGTATGACATTCAATACGAAGCCCGGGTGTTTGTTAACGGTAGCTGTCACGGCAGGACCACAAGGTTTAAACCCATAGCAGAGA CCATTTTTGGTCCACCCAACTTGTTCACATACACAACAGTATCATCCCTGCATGTCAACGTCACACTGCCAGAGGGACCAAATGGAATATCTATTGCAGACATCATCAACAGAAGCACAAATGGTCActctaaaaatgtaattatttacaCCTTAGAAATCACCGAACCAAAGTGGGCTGCACTG GTCAATAAAACCACAAGCGGCCGGTTTGTCATCCGTTTGTCATCCCAAACGCGGTACTGCGGCCATGTTTCCTACAAGACTTTAGCTGAATGGGGTCGCTCAGAGAGCCAAAATGCCCCCTTTTGTGCCACACTGACAG GTGATCATAGGATGCTTTTACCATGGCTTCTCATCAGCGCAGCACTTCTGGCAGCAATAGTAACGATGTTGGTTGTGTATACATGCAACTATACAAAGGGTGGAAAACAAAACCGCATGCCATCGTCATTG GGACCAAGATTTCCCACCCAGCATAAAGCACTGCAGCCTCCAGATGAGAATCTCAATGTTTACAAAGCACAGATCTGCACGACCAAAACCGTTTACACCACGATTCTTGCGAAGCCAAAAGTGCCTTCAATGGGGAATGGAGGTTATTCCCCCCAGGACATCACCTTCCAAGACTGCACTGGCTCTTCTGTGGGCACAGAAGAAGGGGGCCCAATACCAAATCCTCAGGACACAAGTTCCCAGTCCTCTGAAATTTACAGTGCAGTGGTTGTTCATGTCCCCGCTGAGGAGAACAAAGGTATGCAGCAGGCTACCACAGAGGACCAAAAACACAGTAATCTATCATTGTCGTCCAGTGCAGAAACCTGGAATAAAGGTGGAATCAGTTCAACACAGGCCACAATACAGGATCTGGATTCTACTGAGAGCAATTTAGCCAGGCCACTGACGTTGAACACAGTGCGCAATCCCAATGGGAAACTCCTGTTGTCTGCACTTGTTTTTCAGTTACAAAGCAACACAGGTGAAGTATCCCCCCTTCCCTCTGAGAGAAAACCTCTTTTATCGGACCTCATAGACAACAAAATGGAGGGGCCATCGTTAGCGTCACTGCAGAGCTTTGACATATCTGACTGGTCAGACTCTGGGTGTGATGATAGCACTATAAACACACCCACAACCATTTATTCCCCATCTCAACCAGATTTCCCTCAAAGTCATGTGAACTCATCATCCTGTGATACCATGTTTCAATCAGCTTACAAGCAAAACTGGATGCCACAAATCCTTCTTGGAGCTGCAGGCAAAGACAACTGTGACTACAAAAGGAATAACTTTCCTTGA